The Thermoplasmatales archaeon nucleotide sequence ACTGAGAAAATTTATATGAATAGTGAGGGAAGCAAAATTTTTTCAAAAATTCCAAGGATTTACCTCCAATATCTAATAACAGTCGATGATGAGCAGGCGAGCAGGGAATTTGGAAATTCTGCGGGATGGGAAATTTTAAAGAAATGGGAAGTTGAAAAGAAAATAGAGAAAGACATAGATTTTCTTAAAAAAATAAAAAATGGGGAAAAAGCACCAAAGAAAGGAGATGTGATTCTCAGCCCTTTAATAAGCGGGTTAATTGCCCATGAAGGATGCGGTCACCCATTTGAGGCAGACAGAATAATTGGCAGGGAGCTTGCTCAGGCGGGAAAATCTTATGTAAGGTCGGATATGCTCAGGGAGAAAATTGCAAATGAAATAGTTACCATAGAGGATAATCCTCTTATTGAAAGAAGTTATGGATATTATAAATATGACGATGAGGGGGTTAAGGCGAGAAAAAGAGAATTAATCAGGGAAGGAAGAATAAATGAATTTTTGCACAATCGCCAAACAGCGCATGAGATGAACAGGAAAAGCAATGCGTCTGCGAGGGCAAGTTATGGAAAAGAGCCAATAATAAGGATGGCAAATACTTATTTCAAGCCAGGTGATTATGAGTTTGAGGAAATGGTAGAGGAAATTAAAGAAGGTATTTATATGGTAACTTTTATGGAATGGAATATAGATGATAAAAGGATAAATCAGAAATACGTGGGCAATGAAGCATATATAATAAAAAATGGCGAGATCTCAGGAATTGCAAAACATCCTTGCATAGAAATCTCTACCTTTGATATTTTCTCAAAAATTGATGCAATTGATAAGAGGCTGGAATTCCATCCCGCCACCTGCGGGAAGAGCGAGCCGATGCAGGATATGGAGGTTTCTGTAGGGGGGGCGAATATAAGGCTGAGAGATGTGAGGATAAAATGATTGAATATCTGAAAGAATTTGACGGGTATATTGTTAAAGAAAAAAGTTATTTGGCTAAGCAAGTAAGGTTTTACAGGAATAAAGTGGAGATTTTGAATACATGGAATAATAAAAAAATTTACATGACTCTATATAAAGATGGAAAAAAATTCACATTCTCTATTGATAACCCGAACAAGAGGAAGATTAAAAGAAGAATAGAAGAGTGTAAAAAATTTTTTAAGTTTATTCCTCCTTCACCATTTTCAATAAGTGTTGATAAAAAATATTTAAACAGGAAAATTTTTGATAAAAATGTAATTGATGAGGAAAAAATTTTGGATATAGCGGATCAGGTTATAAATTCATCAGCTGGAGAGGTTGCTGGAAATATATATGGGGGGATAGAAAATATAAGGATTATAAATTCTGAAGGAATAGATGAATCTGATAAAAATAGCATGTTTTATATTTCCTCAAGAATGATTAAGGATGATAGATCCGCACATTATACATTTTCCTCAAGAAAAATTGATGGGATAGATAAAGAAGGACTGGAAGAGGCAAAAGAAAGCATAGAAAAAAAGATAAAATTTAAAAAAGCTAAGGAGGGAAAATATAAAATTTTATTTTCACCCCTGGCTTTTGCCAATCTTTCATCAAATTTTTCGGATCTTTCATCCGCATTCCTTGTAAAATCCGGTTATTCCTTCTTAGTGGATAAAATTGGCAAAAAAGTGGCAAGTGAGGAAATAAGCATATATGATAGTGGAATTGAAAAAAATGGACTCTTCTCCAGAAAGTTTGATGATGAGGGGG carries:
- a CDS encoding TldD/PmbA family protein produces the protein MEELAEYAIKNSRYYTEIRIERERTEDILFTNGEFIDVESDEKQGFSIRVISRSIGFYSSNILNRKEIKKGLEIAEKFARKGKDKILLSEEKFNEDSYEIKAKFPEIDEKLDFLKYLSKLNKKNFISYREKSTEKIYMNSEGSKIFSKIPRIYLQYLITVDDEQASREFGNSAGWEILKKWEVEKKIEKDIDFLKKIKNGEKAPKKGDVILSPLISGLIAHEGCGHPFEADRIIGRELAQAGKSYVRSDMLREKIANEIVTIEDNPLIERSYGYYKYDDEGVKARKRELIREGRINEFLHNRQTAHEMNRKSNASARASYGKEPIIRMANTYFKPGDYEFEEMVEEIKEGIYMVTFMEWNIDDKRINQKYVGNEAYIIKNGEISGIAKHPCIEISTFDIFSKIDAIDKRLEFHPATCGKSEPMQDMEVSVGGANIRLRDVRIK
- a CDS encoding TldD/PmbA family protein, yielding MIEYLKEFDGYIVKEKSYLAKQVRFYRNKVEILNTWNNKKIYMTLYKDGKKFTFSIDNPNKRKIKRRIEECKKFFKFIPPSPFSISVDKKYLNRKIFDKNVIDEEKILDIADQVINSSAGEVAGNIYGGIENIRIINSEGIDESDKNSMFYISSRMIKDDRSAHYTFSSRKIDGIDKEGLEEAKESIEKKIKFKKAKEGKYKILFSPLAFANLSSNFSDLSSAFLVKSGYSFLVDKIGKKVASEEISIYDSGIEKNGLFSRKFDDEGVATRKTVIVERGILKNYLHNSVTAKEYGKNTTGNAGLIVPAPWNTIIRGGNYKKEEMIEEFTGVFITNLWYTRFRNYLTGDFSTVARDMAFFIKNGEILYALKGIRISDNIEKIFKNIEKISRERKQIYWWEVSHPVFSPYVIVDNVNLTTGL